In one window of Paraflavitalea soli DNA:
- a CDS encoding DEAD/DEAH box helicase, protein MDQAAGNEASISGPRGTGFKRIPLESLTELFIAQHSQAGVYVEPREYQLITPHSLDIDNGIFLSQYAVPPFPPVTVIRQEQQLLVSCTCHQTADKLCVHEAQVLTALVRREELRIFFDAKLRQEKLTRFAADYGLSATTNLDEYFAIHFEHNKLAISSRLPSLLAVNQDTLQAMNQVLYPVPDSIPQEDVAADGKTICVVLKQHKYHKHLLVELYSAPVSKEGKIKNPMTPVPPLDLAWTLDDPEHLKFYTAVHKFQNHPAAKRSPSDLAALKAIVKNPAGYRFYYHNPAVSDNITSTAIVPVQAALIPGNLTLTVTQEGEFYAIGGRLSLDDKDYTLGDVSLRYNWFVQADDTLYLVDQLQALGVIELLKKKSQFLIHASKYREFKLQLLDKLEDTIRIGYEYIQEATPGQLEQQGFNNRPQRIIYLSDLKNYVMIIPVIRYGEIEIPIRTLRLVHGTDEKGKEFLVKRDDQAEKAFNALIVHQHPHFEEQLENDLHYWYLHRDRFLSEEWFLHAFEEWNKAGITVLGFNELDGNKLNPHKVKIDIKVHSGINWFNADVQVKFGKKKASLKQVYKSIRNQNKYVQLDDGTKGILPEEWIAKFTDYFNNAEIIDESTIRIDKINFTTIEQLYDEAMVDEAVMQEVQQYREKLQQIDRIKEIEVPDTLQATLRPYQREGLNWLNFLDDLNFGGCLADDMGLGKSIQIIAFILSQRSKVKRNTNLLVVPSTLIFNWQQEVQRFAPSINIYTVHGAGRIKHTAAFDQYELILTTYGTLLSDIQFLKDYVFNYVFLDESQNIKNPETQRYKAVRLLTSRNKIAITGTPIENNTFDLFSQLSFACPGLLGSKQYFKDIYSIPIDMFKSSKRAIELHRKVKPFILRRTKQEVAPELPEKTEMVLYCEMDEEQRGIYQAYEKEFREYISATTADELKKSPMNVLKGLTRLRQICDAPALLGDDALTGSTSAKINTLLEQIENKSPNHKILVFSQFVSMLELISKELIKRGIGFEMLTGSTRNRGTVVNAFQTNPGSRVFLISLKAGGTGLNLTEADYVYLVDPWWNPAVENQAIDRAHRIGQDKKVIAVRLICPETVEEKMMKMQEHKKILADDLVKTGSSLLSSLSKDDLLNLLWFQPA, encoded by the coding sequence ATGGACCAGGCAGCAGGCAATGAGGCATCTATTTCCGGACCCCGGGGCACAGGCTTTAAAAGGATTCCCCTGGAAAGCCTTACGGAGCTTTTTATCGCACAACATAGCCAGGCAGGCGTGTATGTGGAACCCCGGGAGTACCAGCTCATCACCCCGCATAGCCTGGATATCGACAACGGCATTTTCCTCAGCCAATATGCGGTGCCTCCCTTTCCACCGGTTACTGTCATACGGCAGGAACAACAATTGCTGGTCTCCTGCACCTGTCACCAAACTGCTGATAAATTGTGTGTGCATGAAGCGCAGGTATTGACGGCGCTGGTACGCCGGGAAGAGCTGCGCATCTTTTTCGATGCAAAGCTGCGACAGGAAAAACTGACCAGGTTTGCCGCTGATTATGGTCTTTCTGCTACTACCAACCTGGACGAATACTTCGCCATCCATTTTGAGCACAATAAGCTAGCCATCAGTTCCCGGCTGCCTTCGCTGCTGGCGGTGAACCAGGATACCCTGCAGGCCATGAACCAGGTGCTGTATCCGGTACCTGATAGCATTCCGCAGGAAGACGTTGCAGCCGATGGCAAAACGATCTGTGTGGTATTGAAACAACACAAATACCACAAGCACCTGCTGGTCGAATTGTACAGCGCTCCGGTATCGAAAGAAGGGAAAATAAAAAATCCTATGACGCCGGTGCCGCCCCTCGACCTGGCCTGGACGCTCGATGATCCGGAGCACCTGAAGTTCTATACGGCTGTTCATAAATTCCAAAACCATCCGGCGGCCAAACGATCGCCTTCGGACCTGGCGGCGCTGAAAGCCATTGTTAAGAATCCGGCGGGCTATCGTTTCTATTATCACAATCCTGCAGTATCCGACAATATTACGTCCACGGCTATAGTACCTGTACAGGCAGCGCTGATACCGGGCAATCTAACGCTTACGGTAACACAGGAAGGGGAATTCTATGCCATAGGGGGGCGCCTATCGCTGGATGACAAAGACTATACGCTGGGGGATGTGAGCCTGCGGTACAACTGGTTTGTGCAGGCGGATGATACCCTGTACCTGGTAGATCAACTTCAGGCACTCGGCGTTATTGAATTGCTGAAAAAAAAGAGCCAGTTCCTGATCCATGCCAGCAAATACCGGGAATTCAAATTACAATTGCTGGATAAGCTGGAAGACACGATCCGGATCGGTTATGAATACATACAGGAAGCAACGCCTGGGCAACTGGAGCAGCAAGGATTTAACAACAGGCCGCAACGCATCATCTATTTATCCGATCTGAAGAATTATGTGATGATCATCCCGGTGATCAGGTATGGCGAAATCGAGATACCTATCCGCACTTTAAGACTGGTGCATGGGACGGATGAGAAGGGAAAAGAATTCCTGGTAAAGCGTGATGACCAGGCAGAGAAGGCATTCAACGCGCTGATTGTACACCAGCATCCACACTTTGAAGAACAACTGGAAAACGACCTGCACTACTGGTACCTGCACCGGGACCGTTTCTTATCAGAAGAATGGTTTCTCCATGCGTTTGAGGAGTGGAACAAAGCAGGTATTACGGTATTAGGGTTCAATGAGCTGGATGGGAATAAACTGAATCCGCATAAAGTAAAAATCGATATCAAGGTACATTCGGGCATCAACTGGTTCAATGCGGATGTACAGGTAAAGTTTGGTAAGAAAAAGGCTTCCTTAAAACAGGTCTATAAGTCGATCCGCAACCAGAACAAATATGTGCAGCTGGATGATGGCACGAAGGGGATCCTTCCGGAAGAATGGATCGCTAAGTTTACGGATTACTTCAACAATGCCGAGATCATCGATGAATCGACCATCCGGATCGATAAGATCAACTTCACTACGATCGAGCAATTGTATGACGAAGCGATGGTGGATGAAGCGGTGATGCAGGAAGTACAGCAATACCGGGAGAAGCTACAGCAGATCGATCGCATCAAAGAAATTGAAGTACCCGATACCTTGCAGGCGACGCTTCGCCCCTATCAGCGGGAAGGATTGAACTGGCTCAATTTCCTGGACGACCTCAACTTTGGAGGCTGTTTGGCGGATGATATGGGCCTGGGCAAATCGATCCAGATCATTGCCTTTATACTTTCACAAAGAAGCAAGGTGAAAAGGAATACCAACCTGCTGGTAGTGCCTTCCACGCTTATCTTCAACTGGCAGCAGGAAGTACAACGATTCGCTCCTTCTATAAACATCTATACGGTACATGGGGCAGGCCGGATAAAGCACACAGCAGCGTTTGATCAATACGAGCTCATCCTAACGACCTATGGTACGCTGTTGTCGGATATCCAGTTCCTGAAAGATTATGTTTTCAACTATGTATTCCTGGATGAATCGCAGAACATCAAGAACCCCGAAACGCAACGGTACAAGGCAGTACGGCTGTTGACCTCCCGCAATAAGATAGCGATTACGGGTACACCGATAGAGAACAATACCTTCGACCTGTTTAGCCAGTTGTCCTTTGCCTGTCCGGGGCTGCTGGGCAGCAAGCAGTATTTTAAAGACATCTACTCTATTCCCATTGATATGTTCAAAAGCAGCAAGCGCGCGATCGAACTGCACCGGAAAGTAAAACCATTTATCCTGAGAAGGACGAAGCAAGAAGTGGCGCCGGAACTGCCGGAGAAAACTGAAATGGTATTGTACTGTGAGATGGATGAGGAGCAGCGGGGCATCTACCAGGCTTATGAAAAAGAGTTCCGGGAGTATATTTCTGCTACTACGGCGGATGAGCTGAAGAAGAGTCCCATGAATGTATTGAAGGGGCTTACGCGTCTCCGGCAGATCTGTGATGCGCCTGCTTTGCTGGGTGATGATGCCCTTACAGGCAGCACCTCTGCCAAGATCAATACACTGCTGGAGCAGATCGAAAACAAATCACCCAATCATAAGATACTGGTGTTTTCGCAGTTCGTGTCGATGCTGGAACTCATCAGTAAGGAATTGATCAAAAGGGGTATTGGTTTTGAAATGCTCACCGGCAGTACGCGCAACCGGGGCACGGTGGTCAATGCCTTCCAAACGAATCCCGGTAGCCGTGTATTCCTCATCAGCCTGAAAGCAGGCGGTACGGGGCTCAACCTCACGGAAGCAGATTATGTATACCTGGTAGATCCCTGGTGGAACCCTGCGGTGGAAAACCAGGCCATTGACCGGGCACACCGCATAGGCCAGGATAAAAAGGTGATCGCGGTACGCCTGATCTGCCCGGAAACGGTAGAGGAAAAGATGATGAAAATGCAGGAGCATAAGAAGATACTGGCAGATGACCTGGTGAAAACAGGCTCCTCCTTACTGTCATCGCTATCGAAGGACGACCTCCTCAATTTATTGTGGTTTCAGCCGGCGTAG